The genomic window tttcgattatttttttaaaaattttctcacATACTTAAATGTTTCAACTAACATTTCACGAAATTTCCTGAATCTGACATGAACCATCTATGtcaaaaaatggatatataattaaagaagcGGAGAAAATGAACTAGTAATTTCTattgaaaagtttaaattaatatgtcgctgtctaatatatttatgaaatattagcaTCActgaaatcaaaagaaaaggaTGCATCAAATATTgccttcaaaattaatattttggaatcaTTTAACAtacctaataataattaataaataatatttagtaactAGCTATGTACTAAATTCAAAGATAGAgcaatatttgttaatattttatttacactaGTTAGCATTATTTCCACTAGGTGGCAGATAAATAATAAAGCTTTCATAACATATCATCAgcatacttaaatttttaatttagtatttacaatttataaaaacattaacagAACACACATTAGATTATggttattcattattaatattatattaattatctgAAGTGTTTTATGTTTGAATTTGATAGACAATGGTTCTCATAGACTAATTAATTTACTCTTTAATCATGAAATCATCCAATTTTAATCGGGTTCAAGTTTGGGTGCAATTTGTGGAAAGTCGAACTCTTACTGCCGATGAGTTTATGGATCTGGAAGACTCTGGAGAGTtggatgatgaagaagaagactTTAATTCCTATGGACCTAACTCTGTTCCTTCAATTAGGCCTCAATATAGGAGAGGTATATATGgaagaacaaataatttattattcatcccTTATGTACTTTGAATACAAAAGTACTCCATCTAAGATGGCGTCTTTGATGTTGTGCATACTTATTCTTGGGTACCTATTAGAAGAGCTTCTTGAACAGTGAGGTAttggtttataaattataattggagCCTGTGGCTAAAAAATCATAGgctatatcttatttttatgaactttgacaatttttgggCTCTTAAACCACATAGATGCAATTGCAAATGTATAACCAATAGATcattaaacataataaaatgcaaatttctTACTTAAGATCTTCGCGTGTTCCAAACGTATtgactattcaaaaaaatatcaaacccaCATGTTTTTCTAACaattacaaatctaattttatagttgtaattatataaagaaaatatgaaagtttGTAAATAAACATGAGTAAAAACACTCAGTCAGATacatgcaaaattaaaaaaagttctcaATTTCTAACCAATAACTCAAAATTTTTGattcaaacaaaaatctatttaaaaagacaaaacaaaaaaaatttgttcttaaaaataaagaaggatttataatttcaaaaatcagaaaatttcTACCATGCATTATCCTTCCGGCCTTGggtaaatgtcatttttttctagtctcataattatttaattattggggTGAATttgttatcataaaaaaaaaatgaaaaccttTAACTTCCCTCGTggtctattaattaaaatttgaaaacctATGAATATCGagttataacaattattttatagtttcattcaacatcAAAACAGACCGTGTCTCAACAATCAGTATTGTTAGCAAGGCTTTTGTATGGACCTACTCCTGGATGAAATGTCTTATATCCGTATTCAAAAGTCGCGGAGATATCGCTTGGTCCATTAGGCgaggtattttttctttaaattgcattattGATCCATCGAGTTTCATAAGGAATTATTTAGGCTTTTTCGAACCCATCAGATATGAGCTAAATAACTCCTTGGGTTTAACGTCCATTTCCAAGTTCCTTTCCTGTGTAGATGATGTTAGTTCTAATGCAAAAAGCTTTGAGGATCATCTTAGAAGAAAATATGGATCGGATATAAGATTAAGTCGTTTTTGGGATTTATTAGATGATTGGCCTGATAAAAGAGCAATAGAAATGAAAGAACAGTATCTTAAATCTCCTGCAggaaaaattttattgttggCTCAGGACAAGCCAAACTTGTTTGTTTATGGGGCTTTACTATttagaaataagtttttgaGTTTATTGAGCAAAAATGACAATGAGGATGAAGATTCACCTGCAGATGTAAGCTCTCAAGAAAAGCTATTGTCAGATTTAGAATACATTTTCTCTCAAAGTTATTGGTCATTAGGATTCAATGATGTTCTTTATAAGTGTACAGGTCGTTCTGGATTAGAGGTTAGACTCAAGTCTcttaaaatgaccaatttttaTGATAAACTAGAGCCTATTCACCAACATGCATTGGAGATATACGATGGCTTTAAGTCCAAGTGCTATCAAGACGGTCATACATATTTAACTCGAAGAAATTTGGAACTATTCTCTAAGGGATTCAACAATGATTTAGATGACATTTTGAAGCaagtattgaataaattatttgatttgtcttttcataaactttataatttaaatatcgtttgccattagatttttgaaaaagcatAATGTCATCTCTATTGATGAAACATTGCAAATTTATCAACTCTCGCGATTTAAACAAGCTGAAATGAAGATAATAGCAATTTTTAAGTCCTTATTGTTGAAGCCTTACTGGACAattgattttaatgaaaaacaatttaaagacTTAACTCCAGACAAGGAACAAAGAAAAGCAACTAAAATGATTGCTCATAATCCAATCACTGTCATATCTGGTAGAGGAGGAACGGGTAAAACTGAAATAGTGACCACTGTGTTGTCTTCTCTGAATGAAATAGCTCAAACAGATGAAGACGAATCTAAAAGTGATGACGATGAAATTGATCAAACGAGCGTCCTCTACGTTGCACCCACGGGTAAAGCTGCATCCGTTATCAGACATCGCATTAAGAGTAAAGCATATACAATTCACCAAATTATCGCCTCACACAAAAAGTTTCTGGAGAACCGAATGAAAGCTGAATCTGGTCCTTGGAAATATGCTACTATAAAAGTGATTGTCGTTGATGAATGTTCCATGGTCGGAATGTGCGTAAGTATCTTTGAGAATGTGAAAGTTTgaacaatatataaatgaacattgaaaatgttcttcttttaaaatagcttttttcgCATATTCTGAATATTCTTCATAAGGATGCAGAGTTAAAAAAAGTGATACTTCTTGGAGATGTGCTTCAACTTCCATCCATCGATCCAGGAAATTTAATGAGCGATATTTATCAAGCTTTTAAATCTCGCAGCTATTCAATTGAGTTGGTGACAAATCATCGATCTGAAGGgtctttgatatttaataatgcAAAAAGGATCAGTAAAAAAATCATGCCTGTTTTTCATGATGATGATGGCTTTCATTTGATCGAACCTATTTGGGATGAAAAGGGTTTAAGCAAAAGATGTGGAACTTTGAAGAAACTACTCAAGCAAGATATTGTTGCGGAAGATGTAAATCCATCGAAAATAAATGCTTATTTGCAACTTTTAGTGGATAAATCAATAGAATTAAAGGTAGACTGCCAAAATAAATCACAAATCATCACTTTCACTAGGTTTGTTCCTCATTTTTATCTttgagtaaaattatattttctaattatctAGGAAAGAGTGTGAGCTTCTCAACAAACtctgttgcaaaatatataatgaccACTATATATTCAGTTACTATAACGGTCGAAAACTAAAAACTTTagtacaaaatgataaaatcatttGTACGAAGAATAAAGACGTTCCACTTTTAACCATACATAACAAtggtattttttacattaaccTATGGatgaattgtttttaattttttccttttaaagtAATTGTGAAACGAAAAGAGGATAGACTAATGAATGGCTCTGTTTTCATTATTGACTCCTTAAAATCTTACAAAGGGCTCAGCAGAGAGGAAAAGGAGgtagttaatttttgattactGAAAATGCATTGATTTTATGTGGGTCTGTTCTTTGCAGGGTGAAAATGTAACTGAAAGCGAATCTTCGTCAGCTTTAAGCTATGAGCTCGATAACTTACAAGGTGaaaaaatttatgtagaaaagaaaatatttgataagcTTTGTAAGCCATGTCACGCTTGGGCTCTAACTATTCATAAGTTTCAAGGCTCAGAAACAGACACAATCGTCTATAGTGTATCTAATTCAAGGAATGAAAATTGGCAGCATGTCTATACTGCAATTACTCGAGGAAAGAAAAAGGTACTGTCTTTagtttgaacaaataaaaaaaaaggagctaATTGATTGTGATAaggttattattattggttcaaaattacatttagaAGCTGCAATTCTTCGTGATCCGAAACCTCGACAAACAAGGTTGAAATCCCTCTTAGATgatcttttgaattctttatcAGATAATCCAAGGAAAAATAACGTTGATGATGAAATTGCCTCGACtatctctgatgaaaagaatgaCACTTCCCTCCTTTCAGATGATTTATCTATGGTCGATGAATCCTCATTTCAGGATACTGAGTTAGATTCCAGTTTGTGGCAAGATAACGAGTCGTTTGATATTATGCTCAGCCAAATGGATGCTACTACTGATAATGATGCTTGGCAAAATGACTCATTTGATCAAGTACTCAGTCAAATACAGTATGACAGTGGGGATGTTACTCCTCCCAACTCTCCATTAAGTAAGCAACGAATGACGTGTCTTACTCCCGAGATGAGTTCAAAGTTGAAACTTTCTATGGGCTAGTGGTATAGGAATGAATTCATTCACCATGTACAACAATGATATCagcatttatcatttttattaagagcttttactattttataaaacgagggtaacaatcaaataaataatacaaatcagTTTATGGCAACATTCATTATTTGCATGCTTCTAttagttgaaataataaatataaggatagaaactaaaatattttcgaGTCTTTATAAAAAGCCTTCCCATCTTGGACTAACCTCACTTTTGGTCCAGCTCTCGTTATCAAATACTCTTGGTTGGTTTCTATTTTCTCAGTGGGATAGGGTgcattcttatagtaaaaataatcatcGGGAGCATGCATAACAAAAGTAAAGCAGCTGAGTTTCCGTGGCAAATCCTCTTCAGGTCCAATAACGTAAGTAGCAGGATCAAACCCCTCCTCTGGTTTTGGAGAATAAATAGAAGGAAGGAGCCATGATATAATAGCACTTTTCTCACAATATTGATCAGTGAGAAAGCCTCTTAATTGTCCATAGTAGATACCACCACCTATATCCGTGACTGAAACAATATCCCCTTTAGTGTAGTAGCAACCCTGTAAAGAGAAATAAGTGAGGGCATGACAGTGCAGTTCTATTGGGTACTTACTTGGTGATAGACGCGATCGGATGTAACGGCTCTGGCCACAGCTGCAGGAGATTTGAGAGGCTTTCAAGGGagacagagaaaaaataaagattagaTTAGATCTAAGTGAAGAAGCGGCAAAAAGTACTGTTTTCTTGAAGATCCACCTCCTGCCCTTCCCCTTAGGCAGGGCCTTTTTCCGCCGAGTGGGAAGTGGTCGGGATTTCTTAGCTATGGCTCGCTTAGGCCTTAAATTGAGGTTAGTTTCTGAGGAGGTGGACTCAGTGGAGCTGAGctcatcttcttcttcatcatgCGGTCCAGAGATTGGGGTTGGAGTTTCCTCAGGTCCTTGTTTCTTATTGCGCGTTGTTACAATAGAGTCTTTGGACACTTCCATTTCAGTTGAGGCCTCAGGGAAGAGGTGAACTTTGGCAGCTTCTGTTAATGATGCAACCTTATCATCCGTTGACTCTACAAACACTCCAGGATGCTTCAGAGTAACGGGCTCCGATTCTTCGACTTCAGATGCCATTTGAATTGTTTGTTatttgttattactttttagtGATGACGTCAGTGTCTATAGATTACATTCCAAACATTGATTCCTCGTCTTTGACGCAGTTAGGTGACGCCAGTTGTTAGAGTCAGACCcaagttaatagaaatgcaattAACCTTGAGTCAGACTTGTATTTGAGTGTGCATTTTCTGTACCTGACTTGAGCTCAAAACTTGAATGGACAATTTTCTAAAGATATTTcatacaatattttcaattttttcactgtatatttacaataaagtaCTCTTCAAAGTACCTTCTCTATATAAAAACCTGAATTCGAATCAGAGTAAATAATTAAGTGAATGATTTGCTATTTAACACTTGAGGGTTGATTGTAGTGATTAATtgtgaattattataattatactaatttataatgGAGTCAATAAAAGTCTTCAagactcaaataaataattattattaacctgatatgttattgaaaaaaaaattgatgattctAACTGGAATCgctaaaaatattagattttacaTAGACATCTAGTTTGGTGCCCCATATgaaatcaaaattgataatCTCCTTCAAACAttgacattaattattattattcccctcattatatttaattaatttgacatccacttccaataattttattatatattaaaactgaCTTTGGAGACGGCGTGGccttattatattgttttattattataatttatgattcaTCATCAGGTACAGCCTAAAGCCACTACGGTCATTGTTGACCCTCCACCTACAATAGGCCTCGCGcttgattgaaaaaagaaattaaaaaaggcagcataaaatttcaaaaaaaaacatttgaaaaaagattgacTGAATcgttgtttttgctttttttttaaataaataccaaGTTAGACAAATAACTTtatgaggaaagaaaaaattgacaaaaatgaaaaattttgttgttaaaatgTTTTAGAGGGGATAAGATTTTTGTTgctgtcaaattttaaataatttgtcaaaatgtcTCTAAATGtgtcattataaaaattcatttaaaatttatcctCTTACAAATTTGTCACTTATCTTtgaattatctatttttttctatactgCGTACAGTgcgtagctaaagctcagccagGGAGAGTTccaaagactaaagtacttcctggcacatcacgtcatattaaaaaataaaatccaaactgttattattattattcttgagtaGAAAACATCTAACTATTGAGTATCTACGTCAGAGTGTGATCATGAAAAACGGATAGAAACCCTGATGGTTACTTAGGAactatcttttaaattattaaaacaaagtttgtatgttcgtcgacgCCAAATAATACCAGCCAATGCGGGATACCATCACTagtaaacatattatatagaaaataaataatacatttattaaacttaACATAATTAAGATGATATCCCAAATTGATGTTTAACATCaacaagaattttaaattttactttggagggttaattaatttgtttattgttctatttttatatatatttagtctaACTAGCGTGAATTGTGAGTCAACTTGGCCCTACTCTAACTACTCTTTGACTTCAAAAACTAATAGTTCACTAAATACCTAACCGATTAATTCcatttaatactaaaattaacCACAAATAAagatatcttaataaaataaagaggaTCTaagaatttcaaaagaaaattaatgaagaaagaGCAATATATTTCGATGTTGTAGGATCAAAATTTAAGTAAGAGCTCAGGATTAGGTGTACTTACTCACTACCAGTGGAGTCACGAGccccctttttaaaataatattaaattgaaagtttAAGATATGatcaaaaaagatgaaattactttatttcaacCTAAATATCGGaatatttacaaacatttaaaaaaaaagtgagaacagtaaataacaaaacatacattatcttagttatatatttaaaaaaaaattcaaggtcCTTAGATAGTTCTCTAGGAACTACTAAAATAAGATTTGTCTTCTTATCTGATCCGGGAGTAAGCATgcataaatttgtttaattaaataatttttttataagtaataacttTGTTTCTATGGTGGGAGCAAAAAGTGACAATAAAGATTTACTTCCTCGaacctttaattttttgtttttttgcttttcaaaaaatttataatttaatcattttcatgaAGTACATTTCAGTTCTTGATTAACTCTAGACTTCATCATATCATGGATCAGATGAAAATTAAGGTAGTTTACAATATACTCCATTCTGTACTTATTTCTTGATtgaaatatactaaattaaaaGTAACTTTAGTAATGTgttgaaaatgttaataaaaataatttagttcatGTCATATATgttagattttaatatattttattgttcaaaaattcaGACCTATACTCTATTCATATTCTTCACTGGAATAACCAATGTGTGTTGTGGCCCTGATTTTGTACGACCTAATAGCCTACCAAATCGTCAGGGAAAACAACTTAATGATGTGGATGTACCAGGTGGAATAGACTTTTCGAATGCAGTTTTAGATCAAGAGACCGGTAAGCGTTGTGTAATCAAAGAAGATTCCATTGACAGTTTAGAAAAAAGACCTATACTTGAGTGTACACACAAAAATGTTGAGAAGTGCCATTACACTTATGTAACACAATTTGATCCATCACAAGAAAAGGTCTGTGaagaaaactttgaaaaagtatgtcaaattacttttaaaaaacaagctCAAGAGGAAACagttaaaaagtgttataaacccttaaaaaaagtttgtaatggACAAGGTGAAGAGCAGTGTCGAACAGTTTACGAGTCTTCCTGTTCAACAAAATATGTCGAAAAACAACCTGGTAAATTTGTTGGAGATACACGATGTCAAAAACTTCCCATCAAGATCTGCGGACGAGGCTGTATTACTCAAGAGGGCAAAGAAGAGTGCCATGATAAGAAAATAGTGACGATGACGGATATACCAGAAGAAATATGTGACTTGAATCCCCAAAGGACATGTAGCCGCCAGACAAAACTTGTTCCTAAGTTAAAACCCGAGCATGAATGTACAATTGTTCCTCAAGAAGTCTGTAACATCAAGTTTACTCCCCCAACAATCCAGAAGAAAGCTCTAAAAACAAAGTGGTGCCTTGATGATTCACCCGTTATCCCCGGGGAAACGTATGATGAAGCAAATGCCTTAGGATCTCCAATTAGAAGAGGAAGATCCGGAATACTAGATCCGATATATTCGTCTAATTATCAACCAGAGAGTTTTAATTTCCCGACCCAGGAATTTGCACAATTCAAGGATGTAAGCGAGGTTTAAATGTACTGTTGTTACTtgattcattaaattattattttgttattattaaaatagtttattaataaaataggaatatgtatatttatttagtagagGTATGGAGAGATTGCTAGGAGGTTTTAGGTTTTTTCGTGTTATCCGAAGGTGTCTTAGTGGGAGCTTCCCTTTTAACACCATTTTGTGGATTGGTGGGCTCTGTTTTCACTTCGGTTTTCACTACTTCCGTCTTTACTTCTTCAACGGGCTGTGGTGGTGGGGGAGGAAGAGAGGGTTGATTGGTTTTTGGAGGGAACATTCCGGTTATCATTTCGAGTATAGTATCAACTCTTCTTCTTTGGAATAAACTGCTGGGTTCTTCTTTATGCTCTTGCTTCTTTGatgatttcttcttctttttcttcttattttgaGGGGATTTGGGAATAGGATTGAGAGAGGGGAAGTAATGATGAGGAAAGCCGGGTCTTTTGGCAGGCTCAAAGTCCCACCAATATCCTTTGGAAGGGTGATATTTGGCATAGTGGCGCGCCTCTTCAAATGCCGATGATAAATGATGCACGGAGGAAAGGATGCGTGAGTTGAGGACAGAGCCCAAGTCCGGTGCTTGATATACTATACCCGCAACAATGTAGTAATCTGTAAGCGGCATGACTCGACCCTGGAGGCGCAGTTGCTTTCGGATCACGTACAAAATGGGCTCTTGAACGTGAAGTAAAATATACTCCGTTCCAGACATATTTTGCATCTACAACAATTCGTAATTATTTAGGTAAGatgcattaaataattatatatcccACCTGCTCCGGATTCAGCCTTTGCATTTTGATGACTTCGTTGTTGCAGGTTCGATCGTAAAAAGGATTGGATCGCTCAGAGAAATAATCCAACACATTCCCTGCATTCAACATTGGAATCCAGGCAGAGTCGTGCCATGAAATGGAGAGAGGAGAGTCTAATTTCGGTTCGGACATCATCTTCACAATCTCCCTGTCGTCTGTAGTTCTGGAGACCCAGATAATCCAATAACGGCCtgcctttaaataataaagtgaataaa from Lepeophtheirus salmonis chromosome 1, UVic_Lsal_1.4, whole genome shotgun sequence includes these protein-coding regions:
- the LOC121126674 gene encoding GATA zinc finger domain-containing protein 1, which produces MASEVEESEPVTLKHPGVFVESTDDKVASLTEAAKVHLFPEASTEMEVSKDSIVTTRNKKQGPEETPTPISGPHDEEEDELSSTESTSSETNLNLRPKRAIAKKSRPLPTRRKKALPKGKGRRWIFKKTPLKSPAAVARAVTSDRVYHQGCYYTKGDIVSVTDIGGGIYYGQLRGFLTDQYCEKSAIISWLLPSIYSPKPEEGFDPATYVIGPEEDLPRKLSCFTFVMHAPDDYFYYKNAPYPTEKIETNQEYLITRAGPKVRLVQDGKAFYKDSKIF
- the LOC121126691 gene encoding uncharacterized protein, which translates into the protein MDQMKIKTYTLFIFFTGITNVCCGPDFVRPNSLPNRQGKQLNDVDVPGGIDFSNAVLDQETGKRCVIKEDSIDSLEKRPILECTHKNVEKCHYTYVTQFDPSQEKVCEENFEKVCQITFKKQAQEETVKKCYKPLKKVCNGQGEEQCRTVYESSCSTKYVEKQPGKFVGDTRCQKLPIKICGRGCITQEGKEECHDKKIVTMTDIPEEICDLNPQRTCSRQTKLVPKLKPEHECTIVPQEVCNIKFTPPTIQKKALKTKWCLDDSPVIPGETYDEANALGSPIRRGRSGILDPIYSSNYQPESFNFPTQEFAQFKDVSEV
- the MED6 gene encoding mediator of RNA polymerase II transcription subunit 6; its protein translation is MCLLYSVIFVYSLYYLKAGRYWIIWVSRTTDDREIVKMMSEPKLDSPLSISWHDSAWIPMLNAGNVLDYFSERSNPFYDRTCNNEVIKMQRLNPEQMQNMSGTEYILLHVQEPILYVIRKQLRLQGRVMPLTDYYIVAGIVYQAPDLGSVLNSRILSSVHHLSSAFEEARHYAKYHPSKGYWWDFEPAKRPGFPHHYFPSLNPIPKSPQNKKKKKKKSSKKQEHKEEPSSLFQRRRVDTILEMITGMFPPKTNQPSLPPPPPQPVEEVKTEVVKTEVKTEPTNPQNGVKREAPTKTPSDNTKKPKTS